One segment of Candidatus Blochmannia ocreatus DNA contains the following:
- the apt gene encoding adenine phosphoribosyltransferase, translating into MISVVNQQLALIKKNIKFVPNYPKKGILFRDITTLLKNPKAYSASITLLAHHYKNYKLNKIVGIEARGFLFSAPLALILKLGFIPARKSGKLPRNTVSEPYILEYDSGRLEIHTDSIKPGDKILIIDDLLATGGTIAAVVKLIRRLGGEVNHAGFLIDLKNLGGKSFLKTIGINSYSLVMFSDN; encoded by the coding sequence ATGATAAGCGTTGTGAATCAACAATTAGCATTAATTAAAAAAAATATAAAATTTGTACCTAATTATCCTAAAAAAGGCATTTTATTTAGAGATATAACTACTTTATTAAAAAATCCAAAAGCTTACTCTGCTAGTATTACACTTTTAGCTCATCACTATAAAAATTATAAATTAAATAAAATTGTCGGAATAGAAGCTCGTGGTTTTCTGTTTAGCGCACCATTAGCATTAATATTAAAACTGGGGTTTATCCCAGCGCGTAAATCAGGTAAATTACCGCGTAACACTGTTAGTGAACCATATATTTTAGAATATGATAGCGGACGATTAGAAATACATACTGATTCAATTAAACCAGGAGACAAAATACTTATTATAGATGACTTATTAGCAACAGGTGGAACAATCGCAGCTGTAGTCAAATTAATAAGACGTTTAGGGGGAGAAGTCAATCATGCTGGTTTTCTAATAGATTTAAAAAATTTAGGAGGAAAATCATTCTTAAAAACCATAGGAATTAATTCTTATAGCCTAGTGATGTTTTCCGATAATTAA